Proteins encoded in a region of the Armatimonadota bacterium genome:
- the gutB gene encoding sorbitol dehydrogenase: MQSSVCLTGIRQVECLLVPEPSPQVGDALVRVLQVGICGSDLHLFRDGAIGEARASLPFVLGHEAMGVVEEVTSSEHAHLLGRRVAIEPAIPCLRCEFCLRGDLNLCPNHLFLGLPPKAGAMQERITHPAHLLEPVPDTLSDAEAVLLEPLAIALHAVDLGKVRTGTSAAILGCGTLGLCVLMVLKQMGVHPLFCTDLLQHRLNLARELGADEVVHAAQTDVVAEARRFTSGRGFDYVFECAGVDDTQWQTAQIAAPGAKCLMIGTNPAGHVRLEGSAARRKGLSILMVRRSRLTLKRAMTLVVQGRVPLSRLATHIFPMAQCQQAFDTAVEYRDGVVKAFVRME, from the coding sequence GTGCAATCGTCGGTCTGCCTCACAGGTATACGTCAGGTGGAGTGCCTTTTGGTACCCGAGCCGTCACCACAGGTAGGCGACGCGTTGGTGCGCGTACTGCAGGTAGGCATCTGCGGTTCCGACCTGCACCTGTTCCGCGACGGCGCCATCGGCGAAGCCAGGGCATCATTGCCTTTTGTGCTGGGACATGAGGCGATGGGCGTCGTGGAGGAGGTTACCTCTTCGGAACACGCACATCTTCTCGGCAGGCGGGTGGCGATAGAACCGGCGATACCCTGCCTGCGCTGCGAGTTCTGTCTGCGCGGCGACCTCAACCTCTGCCCAAATCACCTCTTTCTGGGCTTACCCCCGAAAGCGGGAGCGATGCAGGAGCGTATCACCCATCCAGCGCACCTGCTGGAACCCGTGCCCGACACCCTGAGCGACGCCGAAGCGGTATTACTGGAGCCTCTGGCAATTGCACTGCATGCAGTAGACCTGGGCAAGGTGCGTACAGGCACTTCGGCAGCGATATTAGGCTGCGGCACGCTGGGATTGTGTGTGCTGATGGTTCTCAAGCAGATGGGGGTGCATCCTCTCTTCTGTACCGACTTGCTGCAGCATCGGCTGAATCTGGCACGGGAGCTGGGCGCGGACGAAGTGGTGCACGCCGCACAAACCGATGTGGTCGCGGAAGCGCGACGCTTTACCAGCGGCAGGGGCTTCGACTACGTGTTCGAATGTGCAGGGGTAGACGACACCCAGTGGCAAACCGCGCAAATCGCCGCGCCCGGCGCGAAGTGCCTGATGATAGGAACCAATCCCGCTGGACACGTTCGCCTGGAAGGTTCCGCTGCCCGGCGCAAGGGGTTAAGTATCCTCATGGTGCGTCGTTCTCGCCTCACTCTCAAACGGGCGATGACGCTGGTGGTGCAAGGCAGAGTGCCGCTATCCCGGCTGGCAACGCACATCTTCCCAATGGCGCAGTGTCAGCAAGCGTTCGATACCGCTGTAGAGTATCGAGACGGCGTAGTGAAGGCGTTTGTTCGGATGGAGTGA